From Alienimonas californiensis, a single genomic window includes:
- a CDS encoding dipeptidase: MTDFAPVADRLAASAEANRERLFELLRIPSVSADPAHRGDCRAAAEWVRDFLTQAGCSAELVDTGTAERPGHPIVFAKTPRVDGAPTLLVYGHYDVQPPDPLDLWTTPPFEPTVRPGPGGAEHVYARGATDDKGQMLTHPLAVAAWHAAAGGPPVNVTFVIEGEEEVGSDHLDAFLESHKAELACDAAVISDTSQFAPGVPAICYGLRGITACEVTVRGPKADLHSGLFGGAVANPANALAKIIASLHDADGRVAVPGFYDAVVPPTEEERAAWAALPFDEAAFLETTGAPEPVTLPDATVLEGRWGWPTCDVNGLTSGYQGPGPKTIIPAKASAKLSFRLVPDQDPHAILAAVREHVTAHCPRGVTVEVTPFHGTPGVRFDTDSAPFEAAKQAVEHAFGTPPVMIREGGTIPVVRALGATLGCPVLLLGWGQNSDGLHSPNERFSLDAFRRGALASARLMWELAR, encoded by the coding sequence ATGACCGACTTCGCCCCCGTCGCCGATCGACTTGCCGCCTCCGCGGAGGCGAACCGCGAACGGCTGTTCGAGCTGCTCCGCATCCCCAGCGTGAGCGCGGACCCGGCCCACCGCGGCGACTGCCGGGCCGCCGCGGAGTGGGTGCGGGACTTCCTTACGCAGGCCGGCTGCTCCGCGGAACTGGTCGACACCGGCACGGCCGAGCGCCCGGGGCACCCGATCGTCTTCGCCAAAACGCCCCGGGTCGACGGCGCCCCGACGCTGCTGGTCTACGGGCACTACGACGTCCAGCCGCCGGACCCGCTGGACCTGTGGACGACGCCGCCGTTCGAGCCGACGGTGCGGCCCGGTCCCGGCGGCGCGGAGCACGTCTACGCCCGCGGGGCGACGGACGACAAAGGGCAGATGCTGACCCACCCGCTGGCCGTCGCCGCCTGGCACGCCGCCGCCGGCGGGCCGCCGGTGAACGTGACCTTCGTGATCGAGGGGGAAGAAGAGGTGGGCAGCGACCACCTGGACGCCTTCCTCGAATCGCATAAGGCGGAACTGGCCTGCGACGCGGCGGTGATCTCGGACACCAGCCAGTTCGCCCCCGGCGTGCCGGCGATCTGCTACGGGTTGCGGGGGATCACGGCCTGCGAGGTGACGGTGCGGGGGCCGAAGGCGGACCTGCACAGCGGTTTGTTCGGCGGGGCGGTGGCGAACCCGGCGAACGCCCTGGCGAAGATCATCGCCAGCCTGCACGACGCCGACGGCCGCGTCGCCGTGCCCGGGTTCTACGACGCCGTCGTCCCCCCCACCGAGGAGGAACGGGCCGCCTGGGCCGCGTTGCCGTTCGACGAGGCGGCGTTCCTCGAGACGACCGGTGCCCCGGAGCCGGTCACGCTGCCGGACGCCACGGTGTTGGAGGGCCGCTGGGGCTGGCCGACGTGCGACGTGAACGGCCTGACCAGCGGCTATCAGGGCCCGGGGCCCAAGACCATCATCCCGGCGAAGGCCTCCGCCAAACTGTCGTTCCGCCTCGTGCCGGATCAGGACCCGCACGCGATCCTCGCCGCCGTGCGGGAGCACGTGACGGCACACTGCCCGCGGGGCGTGACGGTGGAGGTCACCCCGTTCCACGGCACGCCCGGGGTGCGGTTCGACACGGACTCCGCCCCCTTCGAAGCGGCGAAGCAGGCCGTCGAGCACGCCTTCGGCACGCCGCCGGTGATGATCCGCGAGGGGGGCACGATCCCGGTGGTGCGGGCGCTGGGCGCCACGCTCGGCTGCCCGGTGCTGCTGCTCGGCTGGGGCCAGAACAGCGACGGCCTGCACAGCCCGAACGAGCGGTTCTCCCTCGACGCCTTCCGCCGCGGCGCCCTCGCCAGCGCCCGTCTGATGTGGGAACTGGCCCGTTAG
- a CDS encoding 4a-hydroxytetrahydrobiopterin dehydratase codes for MSAPSAPTAETLRAGHCQPCEGGVPTLSRQEIADRLTALNDWKTSDDGAAIHRTWNVGSFSKGLAFCNRVGEIAEAEGHHPDLHLTGYRNVKIVLTTHAVGGLTENDFILAAKIDALGDPRTA; via the coding sequence ATGTCCGCACCGTCCGCCCCCACCGCCGAAACGCTGCGCGCGGGGCATTGTCAGCCCTGCGAAGGCGGCGTGCCGACGCTCTCCCGGCAGGAGATTGCCGACCGCCTGACCGCCCTGAACGACTGGAAGACGAGCGACGACGGCGCCGCGATCCACCGCACCTGGAACGTCGGGTCGTTCTCGAAGGGACTGGCGTTCTGCAACCGCGTCGGCGAGATCGCCGAGGCGGAGGGCCACCACCCGGATCTGCACCTGACCGGCTACCGGAACGTGAAGATCGTGCTGACCACGCATGCCGTCGGCGGTCTGACCGAGAACGACTTCATTCTTGCCGCAAAGATCGACGCCCTCGGCGACCCGCGGACGGCATAA
- the serS gene encoding serine--tRNA ligase, with protein MLDLNTIAEHADVVAANNRRRGVDVDLSRLLHLRGKRSDLIQKTETLKHEQKETGAGIPQASPEERKALIARTGELKKEVAAAADELTAVEAELREIQSLIPNLTHPDAPDGGEHDGRVLREVGDKPQFDFEPLDHVELCEKHGLVDFASAAKTTGAGFYFLCREAVLLELALVRYAVEKATAAGFIPHVTPDLARAEALSGTGFNPRGEETQIYSVAGTDLSLIATAEITLGAMKAGTTFEPHELPLKLAGVSHCYRTEAGAYGKATRGLYRVHQFTKVELFAFTAADLGASGRMHAEILSLEEEIFSDLGLPYRVLDIAAGDLGGPAYRKFDLEAWMPGRDDGSGNKGSWGEVTSCSDCTDYQARRLDVRVKKTDADGKPAKGTDLVHTLNGTAIAVSRALIALLENGQREDGTIAIPEVLQPYCGFDSIG; from the coding sequence ATGCTGGACCTCAACACGATTGCCGAACACGCGGACGTCGTCGCCGCGAACAACCGTCGCCGCGGGGTGGACGTCGACCTCTCCCGCCTGCTGCACCTCCGCGGCAAGCGGTCCGACCTGATCCAGAAGACGGAAACGCTCAAGCACGAGCAGAAGGAGACCGGCGCCGGCATCCCCCAGGCCTCGCCGGAGGAGCGGAAGGCCCTCATCGCCCGCACCGGCGAGCTGAAGAAGGAGGTCGCCGCCGCGGCCGACGAACTGACCGCCGTCGAGGCGGAGCTGCGGGAAATTCAGTCCCTCATCCCCAATCTCACCCACCCGGACGCCCCCGACGGCGGCGAGCACGACGGCCGGGTGCTGCGGGAAGTCGGCGACAAACCGCAGTTCGATTTCGAACCGCTGGACCACGTCGAACTGTGCGAGAAGCACGGGCTGGTCGACTTCGCCAGCGCCGCGAAGACGACCGGGGCCGGGTTCTACTTCCTCTGCCGGGAGGCGGTGCTGCTCGAACTGGCCCTGGTGCGGTACGCCGTGGAGAAGGCGACCGCGGCCGGATTCATTCCGCACGTCACTCCGGACCTGGCCCGGGCGGAGGCGCTGTCCGGCACGGGGTTCAACCCGCGGGGGGAGGAGACGCAGATCTACAGCGTGGCGGGCACCGACCTGTCGCTGATCGCCACCGCGGAGATCACCCTCGGCGCCATGAAGGCCGGCACGACCTTCGAGCCGCACGAACTGCCGCTCAAGCTGGCCGGGGTGTCGCACTGCTACCGCACCGAGGCCGGCGCCTACGGCAAGGCGACCCGCGGGCTGTACCGCGTGCACCAGTTCACCAAGGTGGAACTGTTCGCCTTCACCGCCGCTGACCTCGGCGCCAGCGGGCGGATGCACGCGGAGATTTTGTCGTTGGAGGAGGAGATCTTCAGCGACCTCGGTCTGCCGTACCGGGTGCTGGACATCGCCGCCGGCGACCTCGGCGGCCCGGCCTACCGCAAGTTCGACCTCGAAGCCTGGATGCCCGGCCGCGACGACGGCAGCGGCAACAAGGGATCGTGGGGCGAGGTGACGAGCTGTTCGGACTGCACCGACTACCAGGCCCGCCGCCTCGACGTGCGGGTGAAGAAGACCGACGCCGACGGCAAGCCGGCGAAGGGCACGGACCTCGTGCACACCCTCAACGGCACCGCGATCGCCGTCAGCCGGGCGCTGATCGCCCTCCTCGAAAACGGCCAGCGGGAAGACGGCACGATCGCCATTCCCGAGGTGTTACAGCCGTACTGCGGGTTCGATTCGATCGGCTAG
- a CDS encoding DUF1549 and DUF1553 domain-containing protein yields MTLRPLAAAFTLALVPLLSAPGASVGAAFAAEAGGEPVRGNGDAAIIAEIDRLIARSWEDNGVEPSPVASDSEWLRRVWLDLGGHIPDAETVQAFERNKSETKRAEMIQTLLESPDYVRHFSTVWTNLAIGQGEPENTSRLGMRRFFRNAFARNVPWSEVVFELITAEGHFEENGATNFLLAQMVDNDEGVQATAKATRLLLGMQVQCTQCHNHPFNDWKQDQFWQFNSILKAARRVDHEEFDQQTGQNEFVYAELLRRPLDGPVFFEKRSGLMQVAFPEAFGAKFGEDAGTDRRTEFATALTGLVPDEEGFPSASESADAVTDQIARAFVNRTWGHFHGYGFTKPVDDMGPHNPASHPELLDFLTAKFVEHNYDVRRLITWIANSQAYGLTSQSTKENEFDDPAAGELPLFSHMAVKRMTAEQLYDSLLIATEAQKAGNSDWEAIERQKREWLGQFITAFGTDDLTESTTFNGSIPQALMMMNGELTSKAISAEPGSYLNRVLGSTNKPEEAVDRLFLAALGRQPTSKEKTAAAQLIRGSEKPIYGYQDLFWALLNSNEFVFVK; encoded by the coding sequence ATGACCCTCCGACCGCTCGCCGCAGCTTTCACGCTCGCGCTGGTCCCGCTGCTGTCCGCCCCCGGCGCGTCCGTCGGGGCGGCGTTCGCCGCGGAAGCCGGTGGGGAGCCCGTCCGCGGCAACGGGGACGCGGCCATTATTGCGGAGATCGATCGCCTGATCGCTCGCAGCTGGGAAGACAACGGCGTCGAGCCTTCCCCCGTCGCCAGCGATTCCGAATGGCTCCGCCGCGTCTGGCTGGACCTCGGCGGGCATATCCCGGACGCCGAGACCGTCCAGGCGTTCGAGCGGAACAAGTCCGAGACCAAGCGGGCGGAGATGATCCAGACCCTGCTGGAGAGCCCGGACTACGTCCGGCACTTCAGCACCGTCTGGACGAACCTCGCGATCGGCCAGGGCGAGCCGGAGAACACCAGCCGCCTGGGCATGCGGCGGTTCTTCCGCAACGCCTTCGCCCGCAACGTGCCCTGGAGCGAGGTCGTCTTCGAGCTGATCACCGCCGAGGGACACTTCGAGGAGAACGGGGCGACGAACTTCCTGCTCGCCCAGATGGTCGACAACGACGAGGGCGTGCAGGCGACCGCCAAGGCGACGCGGTTGCTGCTGGGCATGCAGGTGCAGTGTACCCAGTGCCACAACCACCCGTTCAACGACTGGAAGCAGGATCAGTTCTGGCAGTTCAACTCCATTTTGAAGGCCGCCCGCCGGGTGGACCATGAGGAGTTCGACCAGCAGACCGGGCAGAACGAGTTCGTCTACGCCGAACTGCTCCGCCGCCCGCTGGACGGCCCGGTCTTCTTCGAGAAGCGCAGCGGGCTGATGCAGGTCGCCTTCCCCGAGGCGTTCGGCGCGAAGTTCGGCGAAGACGCCGGGACGGACCGCCGCACCGAGTTCGCGACCGCCCTCACCGGTCTGGTGCCGGACGAGGAGGGCTTCCCCTCGGCCAGCGAATCCGCCGACGCCGTCACCGACCAGATCGCCCGGGCCTTCGTGAACCGCACCTGGGGGCACTTCCACGGCTACGGCTTCACCAAGCCGGTGGACGACATGGGCCCCCACAACCCGGCCAGCCACCCGGAACTGCTGGACTTCCTCACCGCGAAGTTCGTCGAGCACAACTACGACGTCCGCCGGCTGATCACCTGGATCGCCAACTCGCAGGCCTACGGGCTGACCAGTCAGTCCACCAAGGAGAACGAGTTCGACGACCCCGCCGCCGGCGAACTGCCGCTGTTCAGCCACATGGCCGTCAAGCGGATGACCGCCGAGCAGTTGTACGACTCCCTGCTGATCGCCACCGAGGCCCAGAAGGCCGGCAACTCCGACTGGGAAGCGATCGAACGGCAGAAGCGGGAATGGCTCGGCCAGTTCATCACCGCCTTCGGCACCGACGACCTGACCGAGTCCACCACCTTCAACGGCTCGATCCCGCAGGCGTTGATGATGATGAACGGCGAACTGACCTCCAAGGCGATCTCCGCCGAGCCCGGCAGCTACCTGAACCGCGTGCTGGGCTCGACGAACAAGCCGGAGGAGGCGGTCGATCGCCTGTTCCTGGCGGCCCTGGGCCGTCAGCCGACCAGCAAGGAGAAGACCGCCGCGGCCCAACTGATCCGCGGGAGCGAGAAGCCGATCTACGGCTACCAGGACCTGTTCTGGGCCCTGCTGAACAGCAACGAGTTCGTGTTCGTGAAGTGA
- a CDS encoding FHA domain-containing protein, with product MRLVFNPLPPANGGRSANRPVPLDRPVLFFGRHPDCDVSPLGSAKVSRRHCCVAEASGRVRVRDLGSLNGTWVNDRPVRREAPLVPGDVLRVGDVGYRLERLETVQDGSQSGVVSIAPTAAPPAQEAGAESSSDVVPI from the coding sequence GTGCGTCTCGTCTTCAACCCGCTGCCGCCGGCGAACGGAGGGCGCTCGGCCAATCGGCCGGTGCCGCTGGATCGGCCGGTGCTGTTTTTCGGCCGGCACCCGGACTGCGACGTCAGCCCGCTGGGCAGCGCCAAGGTCAGCCGCCGGCACTGCTGCGTCGCGGAGGCCAGCGGCCGGGTGCGGGTGCGGGATCTCGGCAGCCTGAACGGCACCTGGGTGAACGACCGCCCGGTGCGGCGGGAGGCGCCGCTCGTCCCCGGCGACGTGCTGCGGGTCGGCGACGTCGGCTACCGCCTCGAACGCTTGGAGACGGTGCAGGACGGCTCGCAAAGCGGCGTCGTCTCCATCGCCCCCACCGCCGCTCCCCCGGCGCAAGAGGCGGGGGCGGAGAGCTCGTCGGACGTCGTGCCGATCTGA